A genomic stretch from Bordetella sp. N includes:
- a CDS encoding S41 family peptidase, producing the protein MGTRKYRSFGLVSVGVVAGVLLSVGVTAVAQRGSPLPLDELRALTNVFGAIKNNYVEPVDDKTLINNAISGMVSGLDPHSAYLDADAYRDMQTQTQGEFGGLGIEVGAEDGFVKVISPIEDTPAARAGVLAGDLITKIDDTSTKGMALNDAVKLMRGAPKSPIRLTILRANQPQPIVLTIVRDVIKVRSVRSKMLDDGVAYVRVAQFQEKTGSDLARQLTELGAKQPPKYLVLDLRNDPGGLLTSAIGVAGAFLPSDALVVSTDGRTPDARHKYAATPSEYARGESNYLSGLPAWVKTVPMVVLVNVGSASASEIVAGALQDHKRAKVMGNRTFGKGSVQVILPLTEDTAIKLTTSRYFTPNGRSIQATGIVPDTIVADTAEGDLFRLPREADLQHHLNNPLDKTEIKSNAAEITGTMPAKIFEFGGKDDFQLKQAINALQGKPIEKATPRTASAQDAKDATAAAAKAGASAPSGPTERMTITPDGVQPSKAK; encoded by the coding sequence ATGGGCACTCGCAAGTATCGCAGTTTCGGTCTGGTATCCGTCGGCGTCGTTGCCGGCGTGCTGCTCAGTGTCGGTGTCACCGCTGTCGCACAACGCGGCAGCCCCCTGCCTCTGGATGAATTGCGCGCGCTGACGAATGTCTTCGGCGCCATCAAGAACAACTACGTCGAACCCGTCGACGACAAGACTCTGATCAACAATGCCATCTCCGGCATGGTGTCGGGTCTGGATCCCCACTCCGCCTACCTGGATGCTGACGCGTATCGCGACATGCAGACGCAGACCCAGGGCGAATTCGGCGGCCTGGGCATCGAAGTCGGCGCCGAGGACGGCTTCGTCAAGGTCATCTCGCCCATCGAAGACACCCCGGCCGCACGCGCCGGCGTGCTGGCGGGCGACCTGATCACCAAGATCGACGACACGTCCACCAAGGGCATGGCCTTGAACGATGCGGTCAAGCTGATGCGCGGCGCGCCGAAGTCGCCGATCCGCCTGACCATCCTGCGCGCCAACCAGCCGCAGCCCATCGTGCTGACCATCGTGCGCGACGTCATCAAGGTGCGCAGCGTGCGCAGCAAGATGCTGGACGACGGCGTGGCCTACGTGCGCGTCGCCCAATTCCAGGAAAAGACCGGTTCCGACCTGGCGCGCCAGTTGACGGAACTGGGCGCCAAGCAGCCGCCCAAGTATCTGGTGCTGGACCTGCGCAATGACCCGGGTGGCCTGCTGACCAGCGCCATCGGCGTGGCCGGCGCCTTCCTGCCCAGCGATGCGCTGGTGGTGTCCACCGACGGCCGTACGCCGGACGCGCGCCACAAGTACGCGGCTACCCCGTCGGAATATGCCCGCGGCGAAAGCAACTACCTGTCCGGCTTGCCGGCCTGGGTCAAGACCGTGCCGATGGTGGTGCTGGTCAACGTGGGCTCGGCGTCCGCGTCGGAAATCGTGGCCGGCGCGCTGCAGGACCACAAGCGCGCCAAGGTCATGGGCAACCGCACCTTCGGCAAGGGCTCGGTGCAGGTCATCCTGCCGCTGACCGAAGATACGGCGATCAAGCTGACCACGTCGCGTTACTTCACGCCCAATGGTCGTTCGATCCAGGCAACCGGCATCGTGCCGGATACCATCGTGGCCGACACCGCCGAAGGCGACCTGTTCCGCTTGCCGCGTGAAGCCGACCTGCAGCATCACTTGAACAACCCGCTCGACAAGACCGAGATCAAGTCCAATGCCGCCGAGATCACCGGCACGATGCCCGCCAAGATCTTCGAATTCGGCGGCAAGGACGACTTCCAGCTCAAGCAGGCCATCAACGCGCTGCAAGGCAAGCCGATCGAGAAGGCCACGCCGCGCACGGCTTCGGCCCAGGATGCCAAGGACGCTACCGCGGCCGCGGCCAAGGCCGGCGCCTCCGCACCGTCGGGCCCGACCGAACGCATGACCATCACCCCTGATGGAGTGCAGCCTTCCAAGGCCAAATGA